A single window of Cryptococcus tetragattii IND107 chromosome 4 map unlocalized Ctg04, whole genome shotgun sequence DNA harbors:
- a CDS encoding S-adenosylmethionine decarboxylase proenzyme has translation MTAELTPSIENQALTSPGPFEGPEKLLEVWFAPSVEELPSAEEVEGKIAGGLKTRPAKGNGGWQGLRKVPREVWEEMLDIVKCKVLSMVEGDDLDAYLLSESSLFVAPHVLILKTCGTTLNLLGLYRIIEIAREYCGFSNVWRCFYSRKSFFFPERQQGPHKDWRDEVQFLDSVFGTAGAAYTVGPMNRDHWLLYLTTPNSQPILPSDPKPSTLSLPATSPSSSISAPEFSSSSTITYQDTTLEILMTHLSPTARAPFFHDSDSFASPSTTPGHVLGEAISRKLGIDQLFSKEETTLDSFGFDPCGYSANAVIGSGLPVSGKDGKEGGGYFTIHVTPEEGWSYASFECNVPLPSSSSSSSSSGALAKRPDLQTLIRNVVNIFQPSRLSITLFVSTPPSSSSPGSSEAEVKAWNSFGTDLLGDEFVRKDRIGYEFDGYDLVFACFEKKGWVEPKLEFGSEAKESL, from the exons ATGACCGCCGAGCTCACTCCTTCCATCGAAAACCAAGCACTCACTTCCCCAGGCCCATTCGAAGGTCCCGAAAAGCTTTTGGAGGTATGGTTCGCTCCTTCTGTGGAAGAATTGCCTTCCGCCGAGGAAGTTGAGGGGAAAATTGCCGGTGGGCTTAAAACACGCCCTGCaaagggaaatggaggatggCAGGGCCTGAGGAAGGTGCCGAGAGAGGTCTgggaggagatgttggATATTGTAAAATGCAAGGTTTTGAGTATGGTAGAAGGTGATGATTTAGATGCTTACCTCTTGTC GGAATCATCACTCTTCGTCGCGCCTCATGTGCTAATCCTCAAGACGTGCGGCACCACGCTCAATCTTCTGGGCCTTTACCGTATCATTGAGATCGCGCGGGAATACTGTGGATTCAGCAATGTGTGGAGATGTTTCTATTCGAGAAAgagtttcttcttcccagaGAGACAGCAGGGTCCTCATAAAGATTGGAGAGACGAAGTGCAGTTTCTGGACAGCGTCTTTG GAACGGCGGGTGCAGCGTACACTGTTGGTCCTATGAACAGGGATCATTGGCTCTTGTACCTCACCACTCCCAACTCCCAACCTATCCTTCCGTCTGACCCCAAACCTTCTaccctttctctccctgccacttccccttcttcctctatTTCCGCTCCCGAgttctcctcctcctccaccatcacatACCAAGATACCACTCTCGAAATCCTCATGACCCACCTCTCCCCCACTGCCCGCGCTCCCTTTTTCCACGACTCTGACTCCTTCgcctccccctccaccaccccaGGCCATGTGCTCGGTGAGGCCATCTCCCGGAAGCTTGGGATCGATCAACTTTTctcaaaggaagaaacgaCTTTGGATTCGTTTGGGTTTGATCCCTGCGGGTATAGCGCGAATGCGGTGATTGGGAGTGGACTGCCCGTTTCGGGGAAggatggcaaggaaggagggggcTACTTTACGATTCATGTGACTCCTGAGGAAGGATGGTCGTACGCTTCATTCGAGTGCAAcgtccctcttccttcttcgtcctcctcctcttcttcctcgggCGCACTCGCCAAGAGACCAGACTTGCAAACACTTATCCGTAACGTtgtcaacatcttccaacccTCTCGTTTATCCATCACGCTCTTCGTGTCCAcccctccatcatcttcttctcctggcTCGAGCGAAGCAGAAGTCAAAGCTTGGAACTCGTTTGGAACCGACCTTTTGGGTGATGAGTTTGTGCGCAAGGATAGGATAGGGTACGAATTTGATGGGTATGATTTGGTGTTTGCATgttttgagaagaagggctgGGTGGAGCCAAAGTTGGAGTTTGGTTCCGAGGCCAAGGAGAGTTTATGA
- a CDS encoding mitochondrial import inner membrane translocase subunit TIM9 encodes MDFSQFNGAEQAHMSKVIEKKQMQDFMRLYSGLVERCFNACAQDFTSKALTTNETTCVQNCTDKFLKHSERVGARFAEHNAEQMQGGGQ; translated from the exons ATGGACTTTTCACAATTCAACGGCGCAGAGCAGGCGCACATGTCCAAGGTcatcgagaagaagcag ATGCAAGACTTTATGCGACTCTACTCGGGTCTTGTCGAGAGATGTTTCAACGCCTGTGCCCAGGACTTTACCAGTAAAGCCCTTACCACGAACGAG ACCACCTGCGTCCAGAACTGTACAGACAAGTTTTTGAAGCATTCCGAAAGGGTAGGAGCGAGGTTTGCAGAGCATAACGCTG AACAAATGCAGGGCGGCGGACAGTAA